The following coding sequences are from one Treponema parvum window:
- a CDS encoding Fur family transcriptional regulator codes for MENNYFSKIAKKGIRPSVQRIAVYKYLCEHPDHPTVDMVYTALFPDYPTLSRTTVYNTLKLLTEHGLVRTIQLEEDKLRYDATTVPHIHFKCMECGKIQDIYDEEFLSKITSKCTELLPEGSVAGKIQTCIWGRCNKCASKK; via the coding sequence ATGGAAAACAATTACTTTTCCAAAATCGCAAAAAAAGGGATTAGACCTTCGGTTCAAAGAATCGCGGTCTACAAATATCTTTGCGAACACCCCGATCATCCTACCGTAGATATGGTGTATACGGCGCTTTTTCCCGATTATCCGACTCTTTCAAGAACGACGGTCTACAACACGCTGAAACTGCTTACGGAACACGGTCTTGTCCGGACAATACAGCTTGAAGAAGACAAACTGCGTTACGACGCAACTACGGTACCGCACATACATTTTAAATGCATGGAATGCGGCAAAATACAAGACATTTATGACGAAGAATTCTTAAGCAAGATTACATCAAAATGCACGGAACTTCTCCCCGAAGGTTCCGTAGCAGGAAAAATTCAAACATGCATCTGGGGACGATGCAATAAATGTGCATCTAAAAAATAA